One genomic segment of Naumovozyma castellii chromosome 7, complete genome includes these proteins:
- the NCAS0G02540 gene encoding uncharacterized protein (ancestral locus Anc_2.158) has protein sequence MSGSITNEASNLAIQEPHDDQEVTSETAPLLPNDTAIPGSANTVDNNNNDAAITTANPKQSHRNFGSHSKSSPNEDEQQDQEDREASIPTERYKLHRSYRLFIHNSRWILNILILLTSIWLVMILISDFFFNIRFNNRLTGFKGMILLFISLITNCCNFWFNDLGLYSPSDYKLNIILALLTIFNLLLLYSIHFTRSRISFTDNAIYIWTSLSFLVGALLDWSILNYNNSLTIQPYDESKHTIKEWIFIATRNLIKILLLAQLFFLTTTNLLSTFDLHHAQPPSTEFHWTDKNKVSQLHIECHGDVSGDSSTPLIIYEHGGYDTGYESADWIKELYHLNKISRYCIYERPGYGFSDSMSSPVSISLVVDQLQYVLREELKVTGPLVGVGFGFGGLVSRVFCSQNLDLCQGLLLVDSWHEELLLKDYWRKLLPPSRDDKDGDQDRKKVWLGYDEIGSSNEFPLWWKGIWNSFGWNLQMSWLLKHHGSRDRIMGREMKYQEKFLRMKFLESVTSSILSYKEVVKSNDNLKNIKTSVVSSKEMIKRSVQWGDWQRTLTKISQNTKEWTIVEGDHNIYKFGVGKDQLQYVLLRLLED, from the coding sequence ATGTCAGGAAGCATTACAAACGAGGCATCCAACCTAGCTATTCAGGAACCTCATGATGACCAGGAGGTAACATCGGAGACTGCTCCTTTGTTACCGAACGATACCGCCATTCCTGGATCTGCTAATACTGTtgacaacaacaataacgACGCTGCTATCACTACTGCCAACCCCAAACAGTCGCATAGAAATTTTGGGTCTCACTCGAAATCTTCACCTAATGAAGACGAGCAGCAGGATCAAGAAGACAGGGAGGCTTCCATTCCAACGGAAAGATATAAATTGCATAGAAGCTACAGACTTTTTATCCACAATTCTAGATGGATCTTGAACATTCTCATCCTTTTGACGTCTATTTGGCTTGTTATGATCTTAATCTCcgatttcttcttcaatatcagaTTCAATAACAGGCTTACAGGATTCAAAGGCATGATCCTACTTTTCATATCCTTGATAACAAATTGTTGCAATTTTTGGTTCAACGATTTGGGATTATACTCTCCATCAGATtacaaattgaatattatccTAGCTCTGTTGacaattttcaatttattattactataTTCCATTCACTTTACAAGATCAAGGATAAGTTTCACAGATAACGCAATCTACATTTGGACTTCATTGTCCTTCCTTGTTGGGGCGCTCCTTGATTGGTCCATCTTAAATTACAAcaattcattaacaatACAACCATACGATGAATCAAAGCATACCATCAAAGAATGGATCTTTATAGCAACAAGAAACTTGATTAAGATATTACTTCTTGCCCAACTATTCTTCctaacaacaacaaatttaCTCTCCACATTTGACCTCCATCATGCACAACCACCTTCAACGGAGTTCCACTGGACAGACAAAAATAAGGTTTCTCAATTGCATATCGAATGCCATGGCGATGTTTCAGGAGATTCTTCCActccattaataatatatgaACACGGAGGGTATGACACAGGGTACGAATCTGCAGATTGGATTAAAGAATTGTACCATCTAAATAAGATATCCCGATACTGTATCTACGAGAGACCTGGTTATGGATTTTCAGATTCCATGAGTAGTCCTGTATCGATCTCTCTTGTAGTAGATCAATTGCAATACGTGTTGAGGGAAGAATTAAAAGTGACAGGACCCCTCGTTGGTGTTGGGTTTGGATTTGGTGGGCTAGTGTCTAGGGTATTTTGTTCTCAGAATTTGGATTTGTGTCAAGGGTTGTTATTGGTGGATTCATGGCATGAAGAATTACTATTAAAAGATTATTGGAGAAAATTGTTACCTCCCTCTAGAGATGACAAAGATGGGGACCAAGACAGGAAGAAAGTTTGGCTAGGCTATGATGAGATTGGATCCAGCAATGAGTTTCCATTGTGGTGGAAGGGAATTTGGAATTCCTTTGGCTGGAATTTGCAAATGTCTTGGCTTTTGAAACATCATGGATCTAGAGATAGGATTATGGGTAGAGAGATGAAGtatcaagaaaaattcttgagaatgaaatttttggaGAGTGTCACTAGTTCTATCTTAAGTTACAAGGAAGTCGTCAAGAGTAACGATAATCTGAAAAACATTAAGACTAGTGTAGTAAGTTCCAAGGAAATGATCAAAAGATCTGTACAATGGGGTGATTGGCAGAGAACATTAACTAAGATTTCTCAAAATACAAAAGAATGGACAATTGTAGAGGGTGATCATAATATTTACAAGTTTGGTGTGGGTAAAGACCAGTTACAATACGTCTTATTAAGATTATTGGAAGATTGA
- the RPC19 gene encoding DNA-directed RNA polymerase core subunit RPC19 (ancestral locus Anc_2.163) — protein MSTVSEPSAATSDANVENITQEHEVVQDNDVNMDASDDNNEDEEDEEEEPDREKVKILPEGASEDGTCASFQIVDEDHTLGNALRYIIMKNPNVEFCGYSIPHPSENFLNVRIQTYGDITAVEAFQKGLQDLMDLCDVVEDKFTQSIRDL, from the coding sequence ATGTCTACCGTTAGTGAACCATCTGCAGCCACATCCGACGCTAATGTCGAAAACATCACACAAGAACATGAAGTTGTACAGGACAACGACGTGAATATGGACGCATCCGACGACAACAATGAGGACgaagaagacgaagaagaagagcCAGATAGAGAAAAGGTTAAGATACTGCCTGAAGGGGCCTCCGAAGACGGGACTTGTGCCTCATTCCAAATCGTGGACGAGGATCACACTTTGGGAAACGCTCTACGTTACATTATAATGAAGAACCCTAACGTTGAATTCTGCGGTTACTCCATACCTCATCCCTCTGAAAACTTCTTGAATGTTAGAATTCAAACCTACGGAGACATTACCGCTGTGGAGGCTTTCCAGAAGGGGTTACAAGATTTAATGGATCTTTGTGACGTCGTCGAGGACAAATTCACACAAAGCATTAGAGATCTATGA
- the TDA5 gene encoding Tda5p (ancestral locus Anc_4.306) encodes MVTIQCDLSNQVEMEKTLSLIKRKYGERIAVIINNAGMRMKYQNFQHLDQNECMRVFQLNTFNAVRFMQSLVPEENSNDRQCYIVNVASTLGTLTPAKVAGYGASKSALIAFHQSYSMELQTRRVSNIRTLLVVPGQLNTAMFSGFEAPRQFFAPVVEIGTLADQIVQKCEMGERGELNVPFYSNFAHLLMGMPYMVQIWARKFAQIDNCLPDEE; translated from the coding sequence ATGGTCACTATACAGTGTGATTTATCCAATCAAGTGGAGATGGAGAAGACCCTGTCTTTGATAAAACGAAAATATGGCGAACGAATCGCGGTCATTATAAATAATGCAGGGATGAGAATGAAgtatcaaaattttcaacatttAGACCAGAATGAATGCATGAGGGTTTTCCAATTAAACACATTCAATGCTGTTCGATTCATGCAATCATTGGTTCCGGAGGAAAACAGCAATGATAGGCAATGTTATATTGTGAATGTGGCGAGTACTTTAGGTACACTGACACCTGCAAAAGTGGCAGGGTATGGTGCTAGCAAGTCTGCATTGATAGCGTTCCATCAGTCATATAGTATGGAATTGCAAACTAGGAGGGTATCTAATATTCGCACGCTGTTGGTGGTTCCTGGACAACTTAATACTGCTATGTTTAGCGGATTTGAAGCACCAAGACAATTTTTCGCTCCTGTCGTGGAAATTGGTACCTTGGCAGATCAAATTGTTCAGAAATGTGAGATGGGGGAGAGAGGTGAACTTAATGTACcattttattcaaattttgcTCATTTATTGATGGGTATGCCTTATATGGTGCAAATTTGGGCTAGAAAGTTTGCTCAAATTGACAATTGCCTTCCTGACGAAGAATAA